One stretch of Enoplosus armatus isolate fEnoArm2 chromosome 1, fEnoArm2.hap1, whole genome shotgun sequence DNA includes these proteins:
- the LOC139286386 gene encoding thrombospondin type-1 domain-containing protein 4-like, translating into MQGACVWIVRVSVLLLLLWSDPLDCQHTTDHRKVTQRAEPQQEFRAELGKIQGSWGAWGPWSTCSRTCGRGVQEQSRPCLPAYTPSQYPSRRAGVHPQQPGLVISALRPTVPLHRDTGWSSNSSSRGEPRQEKETRPGGRRRVTHIIPGRYGYGRAPYVAPLQTDTGQGSGTAHPPRQRRSAAGDAHHPTTRGHGGHRSNNLDPSNNPHRYSRPYVQPMAQQPQNNQVWAPLYQPGSANQAEVQTSGSQEHQERPYNPLPSSFCTGEPAHYRICNSNACPPSSRHIRAVQCSSYNNKPFMGRLYEWEPFNEVSGDQHCELNCRAIGFRFYVRQSDRVIDGTPCGPNDTSLCVAGKCASLGCDEYLGSGKVMDKCGVCGGDNTTCRLVSGVFKHSLSKIGYHMIVEIPEGATKINVTEMVKSRNYLALRSRSGRSIINGNWAIDRPGKYEGGGTMFTYRRPNEISSTAGESFVAEGPTNEILDVFMIFQQPNPGVHYEYILPSEKPVEPQQPNHRQEGNVVNGQGGYDHHSHTHQENYNPAGGGRDPARLPDNQVPVVQPPRRTREYNWKLAGATECSASCGKGVRYSVFHCVSRLNHAQVSDALCDSSSRPTPQEEACNLQPCPAFWDIGEWSECSKTCGLGMQHRQVLCRQVYANRTLNVHTSRCRHLERPEIASTCQLKICSEWQIRSEWTACSVPCGLGQRSREVRCVSNVGDFVPDEECNMNLRPIDVENCDMGACAKSWFYTEWGNRCSAECGMGVRTRGILCLTNHIGSLPLEGCGSERPADSQVCNNGPCENRIEWFTGPWSQCSAECGAGSQQRSVVCLMKSDEGFTIMPPYECSSLERPLSQQSCNLKTCGAKWYHTDWSACSKTCEGGFRVREVRCLSDDMQSSEGCDEQLRPAEKEDCNPEPCIPRIDENCRDKYFNCNVVVQARLCVYDYYKATCCASCSRVAHRQSINRSRS; encoded by the exons ATGCAGGGAGCCTGTGTCTGGATCGTCAG AGTTTCTGTCCTCCTGCTGTTGCTTTGGTCGGACCCCCTGGACTGCCAGCACACAACAGACCACAGGAAG GTTACTCAGAGGGCAGAGCCCCAACAGGAGTTCAGGGCAGAACTTGGAAAAATTCAGGGATCCTGGGGTGCCTGGGGGCCCTGGTCAACCTGCTCCCGGACCTGTGGAAGAGGGGTACAAGAGCAGAGCAggccctgcctgcctgcttatACTCCATCCCAATACCCCTCCAGAAGAGCTGGCGTTCACCCCCAGCAACCAGGCCTTGTCATTTCAGCCCTGCGGCCAACAGTGCCGCTGCACCGCGACACAGGCTGGtcctccaacagcagcagtcGTGGAGAGCCGAGGCAGGAGAAGGAGACTCGACCTGGTGGACGCAG GAGGGTCACTCACATCATCCCGGGGAGGTATGGCTACGGGAGGGCTCCTTATGTTGCTCCattgcagacagacacaggacaggGCTCTGGGACGGCTCACCCCCCCAGACAGAGACGCTCTGCTGCGGGTGATGCCCACCACCCCACCACTAGAGGCCACGGCGGCCACAGGTCAAACAACCTGGACCCTTCCAACAACCCCCATCGCTACAGCAGACCCTACGTGCAGCCCATGGCTCAGCAGCCCCAAAATAACCAAGTCTGGGCCCCCCTCTACCAGCCTGGTTCCGCCAACCAGGCTGAGGTCCAGACTTCTGGATCCCAAGAGCACCAAGAGAGACCCTACAACCCCTTGCCTTCTTCCTTCTGCACAGGGGAGCCTGCTCACTACAGGATCTGCAACAGTAAT GCTTGTCCTCCATCCAGCAGACACATCAGGGCTGTTCAGTGTTCTTCATACAACAACAAACCTTTCATGGGCAGGCTGTACGAGTGGGAACCTTTCAATGAGG TGTCTGGGGATCAGCATTGTGAACTCAACTGCCGGGCCATAGGGTTCAGGTTCTACGTGCGGCAGTCCGACAGAGTGATCGATGGGACGCCATGTGGGCCGAATGAcacttctctctgtgtggcGGGAAAGTGTGCG AGTCTCGGCTGCGATGAATATCTCGGATCAGGAAAGGTGATGGACAAGTGCGGCGTGTGTGGAGGCGACAACACAACCTGCAGGCTGGTCTCTGGAGTGTTTAAGCACAGTTTATCCAAGATCGGCTACCACATGATAGTGGAGATCCCAGAGGGAGCCACCAAGATCAACGTCACAGAAATGGTGAAGAGCAGAAACTACctag cTCTCCGAAGCCGATCAGGGCGATCCATCATTAATGGAAACTGGGCTATTGACCGACCAGGGAAGTATGAGGGAGGAGGGACCATGTTCACCTACCGCCGACCAAACGAAATCAGTAGCACAGCTGGGGAGTCCTTTGTTGCTGAAGGGCCCACCAATGAGATCCTGGACGTTTTT ATGATCTTCCAGCAGCCAAATCCTGGTGTTCACTATGAGTACATTCTCCCCTCTGAAAAACCAGTTGAGCCTCAGCAACCAAACCACAGACAAGAAG GGAATGTAGTGAATGGACAGGGTGGATACGACCATCACAGCCACACTCACCAGGAAAACTACAATCCGGCCGGAGGCGGGAGGGACCCCGCTCGTCTCCCCGACAACCAGGTTCCCGTCGTACAGCCACCCAGACGCACGAGGGAGTACAACTGGAAACTGGCCGGTGCCACGGAGTGCAGCGCCTCCTGTGGTAAAG GAGTCAGATActctgtctttcactgtgtCTCCCGGCTGAACCATGCCCAGGTATCAGATGCtttgtgtgacagcagcagccggCCGACTCCACAGGAAGAGGCCTGCAACCTGCAGCCCTGTCCAGCCTT CTGGGATATTGGAGAGTGGTCAGAATGCAGTAAGACCTGCGGTCTGGGCATGCAGCACCGGCAGGTCCTGTGTCGCCAGGTTTATGCCAACCGCACCCTCAATGTCCACACGAGCCGCTGTCGACACTTGGAGCGGCCCGAGATCGCCAGTACCTGCCAGCTGAAGATCTGCAGTGAGTGGCAGATCCGCTCCGAGTGGACCGCT TGCTCGGTGCCATGTGGGctgggtcagaggtcacgggAGGTACGCTGTGTCAGCAACGTGGGCGACTTTGTTCCCGATGAGGAGTGCAACATGAATCTGCGGCCCATCGATGTAGAGAACTGTGACATGGGAGCCTGTGCCAAGAGCTGGTTCTACACAGAGTGGGGCAATAGG TGCTCAGCTGAGTGTGGGATGGGTGTCCGAACCCGGGGAATCCTCTGCCTGACCAACCACATCGGTAGCCTTCCTCTGGAGGGCTGTGGCAGCGAGCGGCCCGCAGACTCTCAGGTCTGCAACAATGGCCCCTGTGAGAATCGCATCGAGTGGTTCACTGGCCCCTGGAGCCAG TGCTCTGCAGAGTGTGGCGCAGGCAGCCAGCAGAGGTCAGTGGTGTGTCTGATGAAGTCGGATGAAGGATTCACCATCATGCCACCGTATGAGTGCTCCTCCCTGGAGCGGCCCCTCAGCCAGCAGAGCTGTAACCTCAAGACCTGTGGAGCAAAGTGGTACCACACAGACTGGAGTGCT TGTTCAAAAACATGTGAGGGGGGTTTCCGTGTGCGGGAGGTGCGCTGCCTGTCTGACGACATGCAGTCCAGCGAGGGATGCGACGAGCAGCTGAGACCAGCAGAGAAGGAGGACTGCAACCCAGAGCCCTGCATACCTCGCATAG atgaGAACTGCAGAGACAAATACTTTAACTGCAACGTGGTGGTCCAGGCTCGCCTCTGCGTGTACGATTACTACAAGGCCACGTGCTGTGCTTCGTGTTCCCGAGTGGCCCACAGACAGTCGATTAATCGGAGCCGCAGCTAG